One Candidatus Delongbacteria bacterium genomic window, GTTAATTCTTTTTGTTCAATCAATAGTTGATCACCCCAAGTTGTTGAGTCAATCATACTAAAAACTCGCCAATTTAATGGTCCATTTGTACCTTCATTACACATATAGGCAAGTTTTGAAATTCTTTTTGGAGCGATACCCAGATCCACAATTAACCCTAATGTCCAATCAATATTATTTTGCAATCCCAAACCACCATTATTGACGGCATTAACACTTCCTACCCACATTCCATCAGGTTCATTAATCCATGAAATATCAAATTCTTCTGAATCTCCAATGTTGGGATTTGGTGAATTTGTGTCAGTACAAGTGAATTTTACTTTTCCATTAATTGGATTCGGTTGAGACAAAATCGTACCTTGATAAATATTTGTAACTCTTGTTTGTTCCATATCAAATGATGTCCATTCATTTTGTCCATCAAGCTTATAATATCCAATTACTTCAGAAATACCTGTTTGATCAAAAACAGACGCTTTGATCTTCATTTCTGTCATTGCATGTGCTATCGTTCCTGTTGGTGTTGAAACTTTTGGAGGTATTAAATCATCCATTTCACCTGTTAATTGAATATCATCAAGAATTAAAAAATATGAGAACTCGTCACTAATTCCGTGAAAACCAATATGAATGATTTCAGAAGTATCTGTAGTGAATTTTATTGAATCGGTAATAAATGTTTCCGAGTCTACATCAATTGGTTCTGAAATTACGTTTATCATACTTGTCGAGTTCTGAGCATTACCATACATTATCTCAAATCTTTCCGGATAATCTTCGCTATAAGCTTTATAGCTAAACTTTAAAGTGTATGGAGTGTTGGGAGTTGTAGAAAAACCAGGACTAAATAC contains:
- a CDS encoding T9SS type A sorting domain-containing protein, encoding MKTKIVVTLLTVLLCFGKNFMNSLNGKNLISDKLISAGKDFILNENFDSVTPPALPEEWVSEDGNGNDLSWVTMAYGQSQPNGLVVSGDEMAMNDWVFSPGFSTTPNTPYTLKFSYKAYSEDYPERFEIMYGNAQNSTSMINVISEPIDVDSETFITDSIKFTTDTSEIIHIGFHGISDEFSYFLILDDIQLTGEMDDLIPPKVSTPTGTIAHAMTEMKIKASVFDQTGISEVIGYYKLDGQNEWTSFDMEQTRVTNIYQGTILSQPNPINGKVKFTCTDTNSPNPNIGDSEEFDISWINEPDGMWVGSVNAVNNGGLGLQNNIDWTLGLIVDLGIAPKRISKLAYMCNEGTNGPLNWRVFSMIDSTTWGDQLLIEQKELTSNPIQGTEWNEISVNDTTLLSGLVGLVVDLPSGGFFARDINGLEGRSYVLNYTGEWIKLGETYFEDYPGDWVLKCYVEKDLSGVKIEEEITPSEVKLLQNYPNPFNPATNIRFNMSKSMNVMINIYNMNGQLVKNLVNDNFTSGNHIVKWNATDNYGLNVPSGMYMYRLATDNYTDVKKMILVR